The Falco cherrug isolate bFalChe1 chromosome 3, bFalChe1.pri, whole genome shotgun sequence genome segment GGCCATGGGCGACCGCGGCGCGCTGGTGgggggggcccggcggcggcgcggggggggctCGGCGGCGCGGTCCGGACCCGCTCCCGCTCCGGGCGACGGCGGCGGCTGCGATGACCCCGGTGGAGACTTCAGGTAAcggccccgcggccgggcccaCCCGTCCTCTGCCGGGCCTCCTCCCGCCCGGGGTCCCGGCCCTCCGccccccgggccctgcccggtGACAaaccccccaccaccacctcatCCCCGGTCCTGGTGCTCCGGTCCCTTGCGCCTCTCCCCTCCCCGGCCCGTTCGCCGGTGCTGGCCCGTTCCCTGGTGCCGGCCCGTTCCCCGGTGCTACCCCCTTCCTCTTGCCGTCGTCGTTGTTCCCGGTTCCCCCCCGTGGCCCGGGGTCACGGCGGCCGCTGGTTCCcggtgccccctgcccctccccccccccgtgccccctcTCCGGGCGgaacacccctccccccccccctcccccccgtcGGTGTCTCCGGGACCCTCGtgtgctgcccccagcccccaccacGCCGTGTCCTGGTGCCTGGGAGCGACGTCCCCGGCCGGTCCCCGCCGCTCCCGCTTGCTCTTGCCCCGGTTGCTCTTGCGACACGGCGggccaccccccgcccccccgggccggggaAGGGGTCCGGCAGCGGGGAGCCCCTGGCCGTGAGCCCCCTGTCCCGCTCcgcaggggtgggggggctccCCGGAGGCCTGATCTTAACCGGCCTCCCCTGGCCGGGGGTGGGTTCCATCCCCGTGGACCCCAGCCCAGGTGACCCGTAACCCCCaggcccccaccccccccagcgTGGGGGTCCCACTCCCCCcggaaggggctggggggactgGGGTGAGCTTGCCTGCCCACTGCCTGCGCTGACATCCCCCCCAGCCGCTCttttgggtgggtgggggagcAGGATCGGTCCCTGATGCTTCTGCCCTCGCCTCTAATCTTATCAGGGACGGGAGGGGGGGGCACGGCGCCGTGGGACTCTGGACCCGGCACAGGAGCCACCTGCACCACACCTGGCACTGCCTGAGCCTCCCCGGGCACCCCTGCCCCCGGGGAACTGTGTCCCCAAGCACTGGGAGGCCCTCTGCgcccccctcctgcctgccccccctccccaggactGCCGgactgcctgcctgcccctaCCCCAGCCTGCAGCGAAACTCACACCTTCTGCTGCTGGGGTTCCCGGGGTGACTCTGgtgcggggtgtgtgtgtgtatcccCTCGACACTGACTCCTTACCCTGTGTCCCCACCCTCGACACTgaccccctgccctgtcccacctCCCGGCCTTATCCACAGGTGTCACAAGGTGCAGGAATCTCTGCTGAGCTCGGCCAGTGGCTACAGCAACTACCGGGGCATCCTCAACTGGTGTGTGGTGATGCTGGTGAGTCGGGGACCCCCCCATGCTGGTGCGGAACCCCACTGGGAACAGCGCTTCCTTGGCTAATCCCCCAGTGTGGCTTTAATTTAATTAGCGGGTGAAAGTGAGCAGAAGGGACTTGGCACAGCGATTAAAGCCACTGACAGCACCCGGTGCCGCggtgctggtggctgtgccgTGCTGCTGGCCCGCTGTGGCTATCACCCAGCCTCTGGGTGTGAAGCCCCCGGCTGGCCGCAGTTGCGTGGCCCCTGACTAGGGCAGCCCTATCGGTGCTGGTGAGTGACTCACCGTGCTGTGTGCCGCAACCCTTGCACAGACTCGTGGCACTGGTGACGCAAGAGCGTCCCTGAGCCGCCCTGGAGCCCAGGGTGCGGGGCTGGCAGCCGGGTGCCCCCAGGGAGGTGGGGGCTGactctcccctccctgctgttGCCTCACCCAgcatctccttcctcttccaggTCTTGAGCAATGCTCGGCTCTTCCTGGAAAACCTCATCAAGTGAGTGGGGGGGTTCTGGGGGGGAGGGTGGCATGGGGCTGGCCATTATTGCTGGCACCCGGGGCTAGGGCTGTCCCAGATCCCTGGGATCCAGCTGGAGGGATCCTTGGGGTCACTGGGGATTCGGGGGGAGCAGGGACTCCCATGGGGAGCCAGGAGTGGCCCCATAGGGTGGGTCCTGTGGGGGGGCCCCGTCGGGCttcaggggctggagccagctgctCAAGCGCCCTATCCACACAGGTACGGGATCCTGGTGGACCCCATCCAGGTGGTCTCCCTCTTCCTCAAAGACCCCTACAGCTGGCCCTCCCTCTGCCTGGTCATTGGTGAGTGCCACCTGACACCCGCCCCAAGCCAGCGGGTCTGGCTGGGGTGGTGCTGGTGAAGCCCATCGCCCTGGATCAGGGCTGTTGGGGTGCAGTCCTGACAGCTCATAACACCTTCCTCCTCACTGCAGTAGCCAACGTCTTTGTGGTGGTGGCCCTGGCCCTGGAGAGACGGCTGGCTGCGGTGAGCCCcaggggggtgctgggtgcccctTCCCTGTGCCTGCGGGGTCTGGCTCCCCCATCTCACAACTCCCTCCTGCAGGGCTCCCTCTCGGAGGGCACAGGGACTGCCCTGCATGCCCTCAACCTCCTGGCCATCCTCTGCTTCCCTGCCGGCGTCGTACTCATGGTCACCTCCATCACCCCAGGTGAGGGGGGCTGGGAGCCTGGCTCACCCCATGCTGGTGCAGCGGGGACACACACTCTCTCAccacctcccctctccctgcagtgggAGCAGTCTTCGCCCTGGCCATCTACACTGTCATCTTCCTCAAGCTCTTCTCCTTCAGGGATGTCAATAAGTGGTGtagggagaggagggaggtgAAAACAGCACCCCTGGGCCCTGGGGACAGCACTGCCACAGGTACAGCACCGGcgtgggaggggacacagcgcTTATCCTGCCTTGGGGGTGCTCACAGTTCCCTTCACCTCTCCTAGCAGCAGGGGCCCGGAAAGCCAACGGGGAGGTGGGGAAGAGTGGGGTCACCTACCCGGCCAACCTCACCTACAGAAGTAAGTGCCACCTGTGGACCTGGGAGTAGGGGTTCCTAGACCCACTCAGGGGGGACCCAGACCCCCGGGGGGACCCCTGGGTGTGCTTGGCTGCTCGCCCCCATGTGCCCCCTCCTCGTAGATCTCTACTACTTTCTCTTTGCGCCCACCCTGTGCTACGAGTTGAACTTTCCCCGCTCCCCCCGTGTCCGCAAGCGCTTCCTTCTCCGGCGCCTCTTTGAGATGGTGAGAGCTTgtggggggcggctggggggagGTCTTGCAGAGGTTGGGGTTgtgccgggggggtggggggggtgggtttgggggtgtCTGCTGAGGGGTGGGGCTCAAGGCTGGGGGGACTCTGCCCTCTGCTTCCACAGGAAAGGCAGCAGGACCGGGGAGGGGTTCCCTGAGGTGGGGGAGGATGATGGAAGGGGGATCCCCCCAGGGAGGAGGGATGATGAGGGGGGTACACCAAGGGAGGGGGGGatgatgggggtgggggtgtctgaGATGGGGGGCCAGGGGTTGCTTGCTCCATCGCTGcctctgtcttccagctcttcttcatccagctgctggtggggctgaTCCAGCAGGTACGGGGTTGGGGAGTGGAGGGGGttgcggggggtggggagctTCACTCTGAGCATTTTCCCTGGGGGGTTGGTGGGGGCTGAGCTGGACCCCCTGCTCCCTTCTTGCTGCCCATTCAGGGGAGCTCTGCCCCCCTGTATCTGCGAGGTCTGCCAGCAcaggggggctgccccccccttcccgggggccccctccctccccaggggccGGGCTGCAGTAGCTGTTCCCGTTTCAGTGGATGGTGCCCACGATCCAGAACTCCATGAAGCCCTTTCGGGTGAGTGATGAGGGGTCCCCCCACCACAGGACCTGGTGATTGTGGGGGAGGGGCAGAGGCTGTGGCTCCCCCCTGGCTCCAGGATCTGGCGAAGCCACtaccccagcccctcccccccctctgctccctgccctcttTCCGGACTGGCACGGGGGCTGTAGGACAGGGGTGATGGGAGCTGATGGTGCTTTGCAGGACATGGATTATTCCCGGATCATCGAGCGGCTCCTGAAGCTGGCTGTGAGTACCCCTGCTACCCTCAGTCCCCTTGCCTGGGGGGACACGGACACAGCCAGCACCCCCCTCACGGCCTCCGTCTCCCCCACCAGGTCCCCAACCACCTTATCTGGCTCATCTTCTTCTACTGGTTCTTCCACTCTTGCCTGAATGTGGTGGCTGAAGTGATGCAGTTTGGGGACCGGGAATTTTACAGGGACTGGTGGTGAGTAGTGGGGGAGACAGCGCTGTCCCCTCATCCCCTCCTGTCCCTGAGCAGGGtcattttggggtggggtgtgtgtgtgcacactgGAGGCAGAGTGGGGACATGGCAGCTCCCCCCGGACCACGGCTCACTGCTTCTCTCCCCAGGAACTCTGAGTCGGTGACCTATTTCTGGCAGAACTGGAACATCCCAGTGCACAAGTGGTGTCTCAGGTGCgtgggggtggcaggaggggacTGTCCCATGTCAGTCCGTGTCGTCAtgtgtcccccctccccccagcccctctgggaTGAGGACGGGGGCTAtgatgctgctggggctctgcgCTAACAGACCGCTGCTCCTCAGGCACTTCTACAAGCCCTTGCTGAAGTGGGGGACCAGCAAGTGGGCAGCCCAGACGGCTGTTTTCCTGGCGTCTGCCTTCTTCCACGAGGTCAGTGCTCCCTCTGGCTCTgcgggggctgcctgcccccccccccccccccccccccccatcaccctgcctgcagctccgAGAGCTCCTGACCTGGGGCCGCAGCTGAACTCACGTCTCCCCAGTACTTGGTGAGCGTCCCCCTGAAGATGTTCCGGCTCTGGGCGTTCATGGGGATGGCAGCTCAGGTGAGCGGAGCCCCTGCTCGCTTCCCTGGGCCCAGGGCAGCACCCCTGCATTccctgggatggggggggggggggggggcagtggcCTCGGCAGGAGGGGAGTGGGCTACTGAGGCTGAGCCCCGTTAGCTAGGGCACATCCCAGGCTGCCCACCAGGCACGGGGTGACGCTGCTCCATCACTTCCAGATCCCACTGGCCTGGTTCGTCTCCAAGTTCCTCAGGGGTAACTACGGGAACGCGGCAGTCTGGATGTCCCTGATCATCGGGCAACCCATCGCTGTCCTCATGTACGTGCACGATTACTACGTGCTCAACTATGAAGGCAACCAGTGAGGCGGGGGCCGCCCCCCGTGCTGCCCCACGGTGCAGGGGGCACACCGTCCCCCAGACCCTGCCAGCACCCGGGTGCCACCGCTGTGGGTGGCTGCCTTGCACCTTCTTCTGTGTGTAGGGAGTAGCCCGGCAGGCGTTACTGTCCTTGTGATTTGAATGTTGGATCAATGCAATAGCCCCCGGGGGGGACAGGACCCCCACTCTGCCCTGGGGACGgtgtggccagggcaggggggaggcaggagctgagtCCACCCAGCCCCCAGCTGTTCTGGGGCAtggctgctcctcagcccccAGCTTTAAGCAGAGCCTCCTCTGCGTTAAGGCACTTTAAAGGACTGGCCCTGGCCTGTAACTGTCCCCCAGGTCCCTGTCACACTCCCTCGGGGGGCTCTTGTCCTGGCCCTGGTGCCACCAGAGGCTCTGGGTCCCGTGCACAATCCCTGCCTGGAGCTCAGTGGCACGGCGCCAGCTgtcagccctgcctgctccgtCCTTGGGCCTCTGCCCATGGCCCTGCCCTCTCCTTGGAGCAGGGCTTCgggccctgctgctgcctcctggcctTGCTCTGGGCTCACTCAGCCCCTTTTTAACCCTTCCAGATTGTATCTGTCAAATACTGAGTGAttaaagtgtcttttttttttttctttttttttttttctcccccgcCCTCTCCAAGCctcattcctctctctcctgGTATATACCCCAGGCACTGCCCATGATTTCCCCCAGTTTCTGTCCTAGCCCCTGACATGGGGGGCTGGAGAAGCCAGTTTGGAGTGGGGAAGcagctgggacagactgggcATGCTGCAGGGAGCAATGGTTACCACCCTGGGGCtgaaacccccccccccccagaccccctgTATCCCAGTTGAAGTGGGAGATGGAGCTCTGTGGCCCTGGAGttctgctgcagggctgagggtGCAGCTGGGGGTGACTTCAGCAGCACACACCCCAGCTGCCACCTTGGCCCCGGAAGGGTCCCTGGTTGCTCTCAGAAGGGGTAACACAACAAGGGGGGGGGCAGCATgtgccaccagcagcatcccagtgcACCACTGGGAGCAAGGGGCCTGAGGTTCACCCTGCAGGAGGATTCCTAGCCCTGGAAGCTCCTGCCCTCACCGGTCAGAGCAGGATTGGGGTGGGAAGGACCTTTGAAGGTCACCTAGTCCCCCTGctacaggcagggacacctcccagcagaccaggttgctcccagccccgtccagcctggccttgagctcccagggatggggcacccacagctgctctgggcagcctgtgccagcacctcgcTGCCCTCAGCGtaacaaatttcttccttgtgtccACCCTACATCTCCCCCTTTCAGTTATAAGCCGCCCCCCGGTCCTGTCGCcccaggccctgctaaaaagccCGTCCCCACCTTCCTACAGCCCCTGTAGGCACTGAGTGGCCGCAGCcaggtctccccgcagcctcctctgctccgggctgagcccccccagctctcgCAGCCTTTCTCCGCAGCAGAGGGCTTCCAGCCCTCGGACCAGCTCCGTgtccctcccccggccccgctccagcaggtccctgcctggcttgtgctggggacccccgaGCTGGGCGCAGTGCTCCGGGGGGTCTCcccagagcggagcagaggggcagaatcccctccctcgccctgccggCCACGCCGCTCggggtgcagcccaggaggTGGCTGGGTTTCTGGGCTGCCAGCACATGTTGCCAGCTTCTGCCCCACATGTCCCTCCCTGCCCGTGTTGGCACAGCTGGTACGGCCCTGACTGCACCTCACAAGGCTGAAAAGGCTCCGAGCCTGTGAGGAAGCGCAGGCCCCCAGGGCAGGCATGCTGCACAGCCACCAcgctgctgccccctccccatgaCAAGCGTGTGCCGAAGCCCTGTCGGTGCTGCACGCATGGCGGTGGGGGTGTACCTTGGGCCCCTGCCCAAGaagaagctgctgctcctgctgtccTGTTAGGgacatagaaaataaattttattattcattttagATTTCTACACTGTAGTTGCATCACTAACCATGATCCTCATGAGAAGAACGCAGCTAACGCCGTACCCCGACACAGACACAACAGAGATCAGCCTTGGTCCATTGCCAGAGAGTGTGATACTGTTactgcacagagaaaaaaaaaaaggaacctacatttttgctcttttttttttcccatactcaacagaaataaaaataaaattccagagCACCCTCCCACTGTGCTCCGGTTCTGCctctgggcaggggctgccgcAGGCGGCCGGAGCCCTCGGCTCTCgcggggcaggcaggagggcagaaGGCAGGCGCGGCACCGGCCTCGGCGCTGCGGGAAGCCGGAGGTTGAGAAGTGAGTTCAGGGCTGCACACCGGCTGCGGCGGGGACCGGCGAGCCCAAAGCGTTGGGTGAGGAGATGACGGGCgatgcagccaggctgccgATGGGCTGTGACGCGGACATCGAGGTAATGCCTGTGCCAGAGAGGGACCGTGGGTCGGCAGGAGAGCTCCGAGCCAGcgctgctcagccccaggggGGTGCGACGGGGTCCTGCAGCCCTGCGCGAGAGGCCCGTGGGCTCGAGCACTCACCTGCCAACATACTGGAGGAGCTGACAGGCGTGTTACTGGCCGAGAGTCCAGCCGAGGTGCCGATCCTTGCTGGGTCTTTTGCGATGGGATCTGTGTGCAGAGGGGAAAGCAACAGGCATCAGTGACAGCTGCCCCCCACACACCGGTGCCTCACCACTCACCCCCCACCCGAGATGGAGTGGCAGCCCCACAGGAGCACACATGGGCACAGGGAGGCAGCCAGCGTGGCCGGAGCTGCGCTGTGGGGCGCTGCCTGTGTGCGAAAGGACCAGGAGAGCTGCCGCAGTGGTGACgggtggggagcagggccagAAGCGGCACGGAGATCGGCTCTGGGCAGGGGGGATCCCGTGGGAGCCCCGAGGAGCTGGAGCGGGTGGCAGCACGGGCAGACATACAGAAGTACGGGTGCTCCATGGCGTCCCGGGCAGTGAGTCGTGTCTGGTGGTCGTAGCGCAGCAGCTTATCCAAGAAGTCAAGCGCCTCGGTGCTGACGAGGTGCTGGTTCTCACTGTGCACAAAGCGCTCCCACCGCTTCCGTGAGTGTCTGCGAGGAGGAGAGCGCTGCATCAGCCCTGCGCCCTGGCGCGTCGCTCTCGCCTCCTGCACTGCCCTCTCCTGCTCCGCGCCCAGGCATGGGCCATGGCGGCCCGTACAGCCAGCGGCACGGCTCCCCACTTGCCACGCACCCACCTGCCGAGGATGTCGTTGAAGCGGGGATCCAGCTCGATGTTGTACTTGTCGATGTAGTCGTACAGGTCCTCCGTTCCCAGCACTTTTGCAATGCGCACGAGCTGGCGGAAGGAGCAACACTGAGGGTGACGGCCAAGATGGGgctcccaccagccctgctgcagcccgcAGGTCCTGGCTACCCTAGTGTCCCTTACTCCGCTAGTGAGGACGCAGCTCAGTGGAGCTTCACGGCTGGGGAAGGATGCGTTCCCAGCCCTCGCTTGGGTGCGAAGCAAAGGCAAGGCGTCgcagcccttccctgcagcagctggaagccaTGCTGAAGCATGCTGTGCTCCTGCTCTCAGCAGGGAAGGGTGCACACGCgcccaggctgctccagggCCAGCATTCTGGAGGTGGAGTGGAGCCAGACACCCCATTTCCCCTCCCTACCCCGAGGGTGGATGCAGCGGGGAGCCCGGATCCCAGAGCTGCAGGTCCCTGCAGGCCCCCCtgcgggctgcggtggggttTGGGGTGCACCAGGCGCGCCAGTGGTTGCTGGCTGAGCTTAGGAAGCGATACAACTGGAAaaccccagccagctccaaagCCGCATCCCGGGAACCCCACTGGATTTCAGAATAACTGAAATGTTGCGTTCCGCTCCTGCGGCTCCAGAGCTGCACCTTGGCTGCACCCCATCCAGCAGCACGTGGGGCAGGCAGACAGCTCCTGTGAGAACCTCCCAGTGCGATCAgtgctctgctcccctgcccaGTAACCCCCAGATTCAGCTGCCAGCTCAATACACTTCTCCCTCGGACAGATAGCAAAGAGATCAGAGCAGGGAGCACCGAGACCCTGGCACGGGGAGGGGATGGAGAGAAGAGATCCTggtgcagggaggggacagagagACAGGGCAGCGCACAGAGGTGGCACAAGTGCCAGGGTCAGAGGCTGCCATGCTGGTTCAGTGCTGCCGGTTTGCTTTGTGGTGTGCTCCCCAGCTCGGAGGCTCCGCGGGAGGACCGGGCAATGGGGGGAGTGGGAAGGGGAGGCTCTGCGGGAGGACGGGGTGATGTGGGAAACAGGCAGCATGCTGCCCTGGTGCTCACTTGATCGTAGTTGTCGTGACCGTGGAAGAAGGGCTCTTTCCGGAAGATCATGCTGGCCAGCATGCAGCCCAAACTCCACATGTCTAAGCTGTAGTCGTACATCTAGAAAAGGTGAGAAGGCAGAGAGACGGGGGGTCAGTGGCACGCCAGCTGCGGGGAGGGCCCAGGACCGGGACTGTGCACCGAGAGCACGGCAGAGAGCAGGGGGTGGGTTTCTGGTGCCGCATCTAGCAGCCCCACATTCCGCCTTGCCCAGGGCCATCTCCAACAACAGCTTCAGGTTCAGACTCTGAACAGCACGTAGTCTCATCGGTCACGGGCAGAAAAGCTAGATGCCGAGCAGCCACCTCAAGGGCTGTTTGCAGGATGGCAGACAATTCTCTTTTAATCTCACCTTCCCAATTATTTCATCCTTTAGCACATGTTtaggacatggacctgttggaacaagCCCTGAGGAGGCCACGCAgatgctcagggggctggagcacctctcctgcggggacaggctgagagagttggggtggttcagcctggagcagagaaggctccggggagaccttggAGCACCTCCCAGTACCTGAAGGGACccacaagaaagctggggaggggctttgtacaagggcctgtagcaatGGGACAGGGGGGAacggctttaagctgaaagaggggagatttaggtcagatatcaggaagaaatttgttactgtgagggtggcgaggtgctggcagaggctgcccagagcagctgtgggtgccccatccctgggagctcaaggccaggctggacggggctgggagcagcctggtctgctgggaggtgtccctgcctgtggcagggggttggaactggatggtctttaaggtcccttccaacccaaagtgTTCTGTGTTTCTATGTCCACCCCAGGGAGGTTATACCGATTACCCAGAGCCTTTCCAGCCACTGCGAGTTGTAGCTGGGCTGTCCCATCCCCTCCCCTGCTTGCGGGTGGCTGCAGGTTGCCCAGGCACCGAAGAGCCCGGGGCTGCATGGCAGCAGGACACCAGCCCGCATCTCCACACCCTGGCTCTGCTGTCGGCACAAGGCGCTGGGACATACCTGGTAATCTACCAAAAGCTCTGGTCCCTTGAAGTACCGCGAGGCCACCCGCACGTTGTACTCCTGGCCAGGGTGGTAGAACTCTGCCAGCCCCCAGTCGATCAGGCgcagctggagaagggaagagagagcaCGTGGGTACAGGGACCTGCGACCCCGCTCACCCCAGgcccacagctggcagcagccagccctctGTGTGCTTGCCACCACTGACAAGTCTCTCCTCATCTGTCCTCTCACCGGCTGCCCCGCTTTCGcacacagctctgccacagccatGCCATGCCACAGCCATCACCGCAGCAGTGCTAACGGGGAGAGGCAACGGGAACATCGCAGCAGTGATGCCACAGCTTGTGGCGACGCCCCCTCAGCCGGCTCACGCACCCGTGATGCCGGTCCTGTGCCTGTCCCCCACGACTCCTGCTTCAGGCTCGGGCTTTGCATTTGCCTCTCAGGAATTTCACCCCAATTTTTCAGATCGTTTCTCAAACCCTGCCAGGATCACTTTGAAGTCGGGGGACTTGCAGCCCTCCTCAGCCTGGCGCATTAAACCCGCAGGCGACGCACACGCTCTGGTCCCTCGGCCCGGTCATTAACCTGGAATAATGCCAGGCCTTTGACAATCCCCGCCGGACCTTCTGCTCTGACAGCAAACCACTGATAATTATAAGGTTCCTCCCAAACCAACTATTCCATGATTGCTCTCTTAATTGCAGCTTTCCATCAGCTTTATACCTACTGTACAGAAAACACATCTAAGCCACGTTTCTCTGGTTGGCTTAAGTCAGAAGCCTTATTAGAACTGAGAATCATGGCATCTGCCGTCCACAAAGCGCCTCTCCAGCggttttaatattaatttggggagaaggaaaggctgGCTCAGCTCAGATTTCTGTGAGCATGGCGGTtacaacaaaacacagctggTAGGACGCAGGGCAATACCAGGCTGCAACGACGGGGAAGATTTCAAAGGGCACAGTGCCCAAAGAGCGCGGGGGGGCTCGGCTCTGATAACGGGGGcgctcagcagctgcaggaggcttTGCCCGTGCCACGGCAAGACGCCCAGCCTGCCGGTGTCCGTGCAGGCGCCTTTTGAAGTCCTTTTTATTTGACGTCCCAGCTGGCCAGTTGCTACAGAGGTGCTGGAAGAAATCTAAAGTTACATTTACGAGCCCAAGTTACTGACAAACAGGTGGCAAATAAAGCGGCTTTACTGGACACAGGTGTGGGTTTTACAGTCACCTGTATTTCCAAACAAACAGCTGCAAATTCAGTGCTCCCCTCAtggggctctgctggggccCAGACCCTAGGAGGGCTGCTCGCCACTTCAAGGCAACACTCCAGCCTGAACGCGggctctggtgctgctggggacaggcagggccACAGGGCGTTAACCACGCCAGGGACGTTTTGCCATCAAACCTGCAATCCTCTGCAGCAG includes the following:
- the LOC102045929 gene encoding casein kinase II subunit alpha-like isoform X1, whose translation is MSGPVPSRARVYADVNTQRPREYWDYESHVVEWGNQDDYQLVRKLGRGKYSEVFEAINITNNEKVVVKILKPVKKKKIKREIKILENLRGGPNIISLLDIVKDPVSRTPALVFEHVNNTDFKQLYQTLSDFDIRFYMYEILKALDYCHSMGVMHRDVKPHNVMIDHEHRKLRLIDWGLAEFYHPGQEYNVRVASRYFKGPELLVDYQMYDYSLDMWSLGCMLASMIFRKEPFFHGHDNYDQLVRIAKVLGTEDLYDYIDKYNIELDPRFNDILGRHSRKRWERFVHSENQHLVSTEALDFLDKLLRYDHQTRLTARDAMEHPYFYPIAKDPARIGTSAGLSASNTPVSSSSMLAGITSMSASQPIGSLAASPVISSPNALGSPVPAAAGVQP
- the DGAT1 gene encoding diacylglycerol O-acyltransferase 1 isoform X2; translated protein: MGDRGALVGGARRRRGGGSAARSGPAPAPGDGGGCDDPGGDFRCHKVQESLLSSASGYSNYRGILNWCVVMLVLSNARLFLENLIKYGILVDPIQVVSLFLKDPYSWPSLCLVIVANVFVVVALALERRLAAGSLSEGTGTALHALNLLAILCFPAGVVLMVTSITPVGAVFALAIYTVIFLKLFSFRDVNKWCRERREVKTAPLGPGDSTATAGARKANGEVGKSGVTYPANLTYRNLYYFLFAPTLCYELNFPRSPRVRKRFLLRRLFEMLFFIQLLVGLIQQWMVPTIQNSMKPFRDMDYSRIIERLLKLAVPNHLIWLIFFYWFFHSCLNVVAEVMQFGDREFYRDWWNSESVTYFWQNWNIPVHKWCLRHFYKPLLKWGTSKWAAQTAVFLASAFFHEYLVSVPLKMFRLWAFMGMAAQIPLAWFVSKFLRGNYGNAAVWMSLIIGQPIAVLMYVHDYYVLNYEGNQ
- the DGAT1 gene encoding diacylglycerol O-acyltransferase 1 isoform X1 translates to MGDRGALVGGARRRRGGGSAARSGPAPAPGDGGGCDDPGGDFRCHKVQESLLSSASGYSNYRGILNWCVVMLVLSNARLFLENLIKYGILVDPIQVVSLFLKDPYSWPSLCLVIVANVFVVVALALERRLAAGSLSEGTGTALHALNLLAILCFPAGVVLMVTSITPVGAVFALAIYTVIFLKLFSFRDVNKWCRERREVKTAPLGPGDSTATAAGARKANGEVGKSGVTYPANLTYRNLYYFLFAPTLCYELNFPRSPRVRKRFLLRRLFEMLFFIQLLVGLIQQWMVPTIQNSMKPFRDMDYSRIIERLLKLAVPNHLIWLIFFYWFFHSCLNVVAEVMQFGDREFYRDWWNSESVTYFWQNWNIPVHKWCLRHFYKPLLKWGTSKWAAQTAVFLASAFFHEYLVSVPLKMFRLWAFMGMAAQIPLAWFVSKFLRGNYGNAAVWMSLIIGQPIAVLMYVHDYYVLNYEGNQ
- the LOC102045929 gene encoding casein kinase II subunit alpha-like isoform X2 — its product is MYEILKALDYCHSMGVMHRDVKPHNVMIDHEHRKLRLIDWGLAEFYHPGQEYNVRVASRYFKGPELLVDYQMYDYSLDMWSLGCMLASMIFRKEPFFHGHDNYDQLVRIAKVLGTEDLYDYIDKYNIELDPRFNDILGRHSRKRWERFVHSENQHLVSTEALDFLDKLLRYDHQTRLTARDAMEHPYFYPIAKDPARIGTSAGLSASNTPVSSSSMLAGITSMSASQPIGSLAASPVISSPNALGSPVPAAAGVQP